In Paludibacter propionicigenes WB4, the genomic window GTGAGGATTTCCCATATAAATACCAAGAAGAATTGACAGATAAACTAGATGCGATTTCTAGTGATTTTAATCAAGAAATAATAAACGAAATTGTGCTTTGGAAGGTTAATCGATATGCAAAGTTATCTGTAAACTCTTTGAGATTAATTAATTCAATTTCTACAACATCAGACAAGATTAATATAAATCTTACAGAGGAAGTTTTGAAGAGTTTATTGTCTGAACCTGGTGTAAGATTACCAATGGCCTCTACAATTTTGAGATTTAGAAATCCTAAAGTATATCAAATTATTGATCAAAGGGTATATCGGTTTATAAATTCAGGTAATCCTCTTCCAATTCCAGCAAATAAATCTGAAAAAAACATAAATTCTCAGATAAAATTGTACTTTCAATATTTAGAAAAATTAAAACATGAATCTGTACGGCTAAGTATACCATTTGAAAAAGCTGACAGAATTTTTTATTTATTAGATAAAGATAAGAATAAGGAATTCAATCTTAAAAATTTTGGATCGAAGAAGTAATCTCAATTCAAATTCATCTCTTCGGATGTTCTGAAATCTTTCCGTAACTTTGCACTCTCTCAGGTTATAACACAACGGATGGCAAAGCATTTTCCCTATATATTGCTCAACAGGCAGCGAATCATTGAACAAATCAATCAGTTAGCTGTTTTGGGCATTCCTTTTCTGTTTATTGTCGATTACAAAGCGGAGTCGGGCTATGTGATTCGTCAGGATGAAATGGATGAACGATTTATTCGCTTTCAATTCAATTCATCTGTTCAACCTATCAACCAATCAACCAATCTCCCACTGAACCAATTAACCACTGAACCAATCTCCTGGCAAACCAAACCGCTTAGCCTCAAAGATTATCAACCGAAATTTGACTATGTGGTGGCGCAAATCCGCCTCGGAAACTCGTTCCTCACTAACCTCACGCAGCCTACCGAGGTGCAGACCAATCTTACCCTGCTCGATTTATACGAACTTGGTTCCGCAAAATATAAGTTGTGGCTCAACGGGATGTTTACCGTGCTTTCGCCCGAAACATTTGTACGCATCCATCAGGGGGTTATTTCTTCTTTCCCCATGAAGGGAACGATTGATGCCGCCGTACCGAATGCAGAAGAGCTTATACTCAACGATCCGAAAGAGCGTGCCGAACATGCCACCATTGTAGATTTAATACGAAATGATTTGAGTCTGGTGGCCGAGCAGGTAGAGGTGAAACGGTATCGGTATGTCGAAAAGCTGCATACCAATAAAGCTGATTTGCTACAGGTTAGTTCCGAAATTGCCGGGCGCTTGCCAAACGGCTACCATCGGCAGTTGGGTGAAATACTGTTTGCTTTGCTGCCTGCGGGTTCCATCTGCGGAGCACCGAAACAGAAAACACTGGAGATAATTGACCGTGCCGAAGGATACGAGCGAGGGTTTTACACTGGAATTTGTGGTTGGTTTGATGGTGAAAATCTCGATTCTGCCGTCATGATACGATTTGCTGAACAGCAGGACGATAGATTTGTTTTTAAAAGTGGCGGTGGTATAACCTCGCAAAGTGAACTGGAAAA contains:
- a CDS encoding aminodeoxychorismate synthase component I, with product MAKHFPYILLNRQRIIEQINQLAVLGIPFLFIVDYKAESGYVIRQDEMDERFIRFQFNSSVQPINQSTNLPLNQLTTEPISWQTKPLSLKDYQPKFDYVVAQIRLGNSFLTNLTQPTEVQTNLTLLDLYELGSAKYKLWLNGMFTVLSPETFVRIHQGVISSFPMKGTIDAAVPNAEELILNDPKERAEHATIVDLIRNDLSLVAEQVEVKRYRYVEKLHTNKADLLQVSSEIAGRLPNGYHRQLGEILFALLPAGSICGAPKQKTLEIIDRAEGYERGFYTGICGWFDGENLDSAVMIRFAEQQDDRFVFKSGGGITSQSELEKEYEELIQKIYVPIR